A genomic window from Diospyros lotus cultivar Yz01 chromosome 2, ASM1463336v1, whole genome shotgun sequence includes:
- the LOC127793879 gene encoding cellulose synthase A catalytic subunit 7 [UDP-forming] has product MEASAGLVAGSHNRNELVVIHGHEEPKPMKDLNGQVCEICGDEVGLTVGGDLFVACNECGFPVCRPCYEYERREGSQNCPQCKTRYKRLRGSPRVEGDEDEEDVDDIEHEFKINNEDEEKINKNTQIAEAMLHGKMSYGRGPDHDHDENSSTTLYPPVISGGRSRPVSGEFPISTHAYGDQNQMLSSSLHKRVHPYPVSEPGSARWDERKEGGWKERMDDWKYQQGNLGTEADDFADPDMAMLDEARQPLSRKVPIASSKVNPYRMVIVTRLLVLAFFLRYRILNPVHDAPGLWLTSVICEIWFAFSWILDQFPKWFPIDRETYLDRLSIRYEREGEPNMLAPVDIFVSTVDPMKEPPLVTANTVLSILAMDYPVDKISCYVSDDGASMLTFEALSETAEFARKWVPFCKKFAIEPRAPEMYFSLKIDYLKDKVQPTFVKERRAMKREYEEFKVRINALVAKSMKIPAEGWIMQDGTPWPGNNTKDHPGMIQVFLGHSGGLDSEGNELPRLVYVSREKRPGFQHHKKAGAMNALIRVSGVLTNAPFMLNLDCDHYINNSKAAREAMCFLMDPQIGKKVCYVQFPQRFDGIDRNDRYANRNTVFFDINMKGLDGIQGPVYVGTGCVFRRQALYGYEPPKGQKRPKMVSCDCCPCFGRRKKLPKHSKHDANGDAATAQGFDDDKELLMSQMNFEKKFGQSAIFVTSTLMIEGGVPPSSSPAGLLKEAIHVISCGYEDKTEWGLELGWIYGSITEDILTGFKMHCRGWRSIYCMPKRPAFKGSAPINLSDRLNQVLRWALGSVEIFFSRHSPVWYGYKEGKLKWLERFAYVNTTVYPFTSIPLLAYCVLPAICLLTDKFIMPEISTFASLFFIALFLSIFATGILELRWSGVSIEEWWRNEQFWVIGGVSAHLFAVVQGLLKILAGIDTNFTVTSKAADDEDFGELYTFKWTTLLIPPTTILIINLVGVVAGISDAINNGYQSWGPLFGKLFFAFWVIVHLYPFLKGLMGRQNRTPTIVVIWSILLASIFSLLWVRIDPFVLKTKGPDVKQCGINC; this is encoded by the exons ATGGAAGCCAGCGCTGGACTGGTCGCCGGATCCCATAACCGGAACGAACTCGTCGTCATCCATGGCCACGAAGAG CCGAAGCCCATGAAGGATTTGAATGGGCAAGTGTGCGAGATATGCGGCGACGAAGTGGGGCTGACGGTGGGGGGAGATTTGTTCGTGGCGTGCAACGAGTGTGGTTTTCCGGTGTGTCGGCCGTGCTACGAGTACGAGAGAAGGGAAGGCTCCCAGAACTGCCCCCAGTGCAAAACCAGATACAAACGCCTCAGGG GGAGCCCGAGAGTGGAAggagacgaagacgaagagGACGTGGATGACATAGAACATGAATTCAAGATAAAtaatgaagatgaagagaagATCAACAAGAACACTCAGATTGCTGAAGCCATGCTTCACGGGAAGATGAGCTATGGCAGAGGCCCTGATCATGATCATGATGAAAACTCCTCCACCACCCTTTACCCTCCTGTTATTTCCGGTGGCCGCTCCCGCCCg GTTAGCGGTGAGTTTCCAATATCAACTCATGCTTACGGCGATCAGAACCAGATGTTATCTTCTTCTCTCCACAAGCGTGTCCATCCATATCCAGTCTCCGAGCCTG GAAGTGCAAGATGGgatgagaggaaggaaggaggGTGGAAGGAGCGGATGGATGACTGGAAATATCAGCAAGGCAATTTGGGCACAGAAGCTGATGATTTCGCTGATCCTGACATGGCCAT GTTAGACGAGGCAAGGCAGCCACTCTCAAGAAAAGTACCAATTGCGTCCAGCAAGGTGAATCCTTACCGGATGGTGATTGTTACCAGGCTGCTGGTTTTGGCCTTCTTTCTCCGGTATAGAATCCTCAACCCGGTGCACGATGCCCCCGGGCTCTGGCTAACTTCTGTCATCTGCGAGATCTGGTTCGCCTTCTCATGGATCCTCGATCAGTTCCCCAAATGGTTCCCCATCGATCGCGAGACCTATCTTGATCGCCTTTCTATCAG ATATGAGAGGGAAGGAGAGCCGAATATGCTAGCTCCAGTCGATATCTTCGTCAGCACAGTGGATCCCATGAAAGAGCCTCCTCTTGTTACGGCAAACACTGTTTTGTCGATTTTGGCGATGGACTACCCTGTTGACAAGATCTCGTGCTATGTATCTGATGATGGCGCTTCTATGCTTACTTTCGAAGCACTCTCTGAAACTGCAGAGTTTGCGCGAAAATGGGTTCCCTTCTGTAAGAAATTTGCAATAGAGCCACGAGCACCGGAGATGTACTTCTCcctcaaaattgattatctcaAGGACAAAGTCCAGCCTACATTCGTGAAGGAGCGCAGAGCAATGAAG AGGGAGTACGAAGAATTTAAGGTTCGAATCAATGCCCTGGTTGCCAAATCCATGAAGATTCCTGCAGAAGGGTGGATCATGCAGGATGGTACTCCATGGCCTGGAAACAACACCAAGGATCATCCTGGTATGATCCAAGTTTTTTTGGGTCACAGTGGCGGCCTTGATTCAGAAGGAAATGAGCTCCCCCGTCTTGTCTATGTCTCGCGTGAAAAGAGGCCTGGTTTCCAACACCACAAGAAAGCTGGTGCCATGAATGCCCTG ATCCGTGTCTCTGGAGTTCTCACCAATGCTCCATTCATGCTGAACTTGGATTGTGACCACTATATAAATAACAGCAAGGCTGCACGAGAGGCTATGTGTTTCCTGATGGACCCACAAATTGGGAAAAAGGTTTGTTATGTCCAATTCCCTCAAAGGTTCGATGGAATTGATAGGAATGATCGATATGCCAACAGAAACACAGTCTTCTTTGAT ATTAACATGAAAGGTCTAGATGGCATCCAGGGTCCtgtgtatgttggcacaggaTGTGTGTTCAGAAGACAAGCATTATATGGTTATGAGCCGCCAAAGGGTCAAAAGCGCCCAAAAATGGTTAGCTGTGATTGCTGCCCATGTTTTGGGCGCCGCAAGAAGCTTCCAAAACATTCTAAACATGATGCAAATGGAGATGCTGCAACTGCTCAAG GATTCGATGATGACAAGGAGCTACTGATGTCCCAGATGAATtttgaaaagaagtttggacAGTCAGCAATTTTTGTGACTTCAACCTTAATGATTGAAGGCGGTGTCCCTCCTTCCTCAAGCCCAGCAGGCCTGCTGAAAGAAGCAATCCATGTGATCAGCTGTGGTTATGAAGACAAAACCGAATGGGGTCTTGAG TTGGGTTGGATTTACGGTTCTATTACAGAGGATATCCTAACAGGCTTCAAGATGCATTGCCGTGGTTGGAGATCCATCTACTGTATGCCAAAAAGGCCAGCATTTAAGGGGTCTGCTCCAATAAACCTATCAGATCGTCTTAACCAGGTGCTTCGTTGGGCCCTTGGTTCAGTGGAGATTTTTTTCAGTCGTCACAGCCCAGTTTGGTATGGCTACAAAGAAGGAAAACTTAAGTGGCTTGAGCGGTTTGCATATGTCAACACAACTGTCTATCCCTTCACCTCCATACCTCTACTTGCGTACTGCGTTCTTCCTGCAATCTGCTTGCTCACAGACAAATTCATTATGCCAGAG ATAAGCACCTTTGCTAGTCTATTCTTCATTGCATTGTTTCTCTCGATATTTGCTACTGGAATCCTTGAGCTCAGATGGAGTGGAGTAAGCATAGAGGAATGGTGGAGAAATGAGCAATTTTGGGTCATAGGTGGTGTGTCTGCACACCTCTTTGCCGTTGTACAGGGTCTTCTTAAGATTTTGGCAGGAATTGATACTAACTTTACTGTCACATCAAAGGCAGCCGATGATGAGGACTTTGGGGAGTTATACACTTTCAAGTGGACTACCCTCCTAATTCCCCCAACCACTATCTTAATCATTAACCTTGTTGGGGTTGTGGCTGGAATCTCAGATGCCATAAACAATGGGTACCAATCATGGGGACCCCTATTTGGGAAGCTGTTTTTTGCCTTCTGGGTCATTGTCCATCTCTACCCATTCCTCAAAGGTCTCATGGGCAGGCAAAACAGGACCCCCACCATTGTTGTTATATGGTCAATACTTTTGGCTTCTATCTTCTCCTTGCTGTGGGTTCGCATTGATCCATTCGTGTTAAAAACAAAGGGTCCTGATGTCAAACAATGCGGCATCAACTGCTGA